From one Fusobacterium simiae genomic stretch:
- a CDS encoding AtuA-related protein, with amino-acid sequence MEKFYLKDIAHGRSGDKGNISNICVYARKKEDYPFLKNFLTVDRVKEHFKNIVTGEIKRYTVDSLNGINFVMKEALGGGATLSLRLDSLGKSMASALMRLEIDREVYNKYNRGGTYEEK; translated from the coding sequence ATGGAAAAATTTTATTTAAAAGATATTGCACATGGAAGATCAGGGGACAAAGGAAATATAAGTAATATTTGTGTTTATGCTAGAAAAAAAGAAGATTATCCTTTTTTAAAAAATTTTTTAACAGTAGATAGGGTAAAAGAGCATTTTAAAAATATAGTTACTGGAGAAATTAAAAGATATACTGTTGATTCTTTAAATGGAATAAATTTTGTTATGAAAGAAGCATTAGGAGGAGGAGCAACTTTATCTCTTAGATTAGATTCATTAGGTAAATCTATGGCTTCAGCATTGATGAGACTAGAAATTGATAGAGAAGTATACAATAAATATAATAGGGGAGGTACTTATGAAGAAAAGTAG
- a CDS encoding hydroxymethylglutaryl-CoA reductase, degradative: protein MKKSSYSGFYKLSVEERLQEVAKFANLDEEDIKNIENTDVLDISKADNMIENVIGRFTLPMGVALNFKINNKDYVIPMVSEEASVIAAASNAAKLARSSGGFCASNTGSIMIAQIQIVGIKDINYTRMVIYENKKEILKICNDRDPVLIKFGGGALDIDVRVIETNLENMIVLHLKVNTLDAMGANAVNTMAEAVAPFIEKVTGGTVYLRILSNLAVERLVRARTKIKKEELGGEEIVDKIILAYAFAEADPFRATTHNKGIMNGISAVVLATGNDTRAIEAGAHAYASITGSYKPLTKWEKDNNGDLVGTIELPLALGLVGGATKIHPTAKTVVKILGVKSATELGEIVASVGLAQNLAAIKALATEGIQRGHMSLHAKNIANVAGAKGEELDRIVKKMIEDKNINLEYARSLLKNKE, encoded by the coding sequence ATGAAGAAAAGTAGTTATTCAGGTTTTTATAAATTATCTGTTGAGGAAAGATTACAAGAAGTTGCAAAATTTGCTAACTTAGATGAAGAAGATATTAAAAATATAGAAAATACAGATGTATTAGATATTTCCAAAGCTGATAATATGATTGAAAATGTTATTGGAAGATTTACTTTGCCTATGGGAGTTGCTTTAAATTTCAAAATAAATAATAAAGATTATGTTATTCCAATGGTTTCAGAGGAGGCATCTGTTATTGCAGCTGCAAGTAATGCAGCAAAATTAGCAAGATCTTCAGGAGGATTTTGTGCTAGCAATACAGGTTCTATTATGATAGCTCAGATTCAAATTGTTGGAATAAAAGATATAAATTACACAAGAATGGTAATTTATGAAAATAAGAAAGAAATTTTAAAAATATGTAATGACAGGGATCCTGTTCTTATCAAATTTGGGGGAGGAGCATTAGATATAGATGTTAGAGTTATAGAGACAAATCTTGAAAATATGATTGTTTTACATTTAAAAGTTAATACTTTAGATGCTATGGGAGCGAACGCTGTTAATACTATGGCAGAAGCAGTGGCTCCATTTATTGAAAAAGTAACAGGAGGTACTGTATATTTAAGGATTTTATCTAATTTAGCAGTTGAAAGATTAGTAAGAGCCAGAACAAAAATAAAAAAAGAAGAATTAGGTGGAGAAGAAATAGTAGATAAAATCATATTGGCCTATGCTTTTGCAGAAGCAGATCCTTTTAGAGCAACAACTCATAATAAAGGAATTATGAATGGTATTTCAGCTGTTGTTCTTGCAACTGGAAATGATACTAGAGCTATAGAAGCTGGAGCTCATGCTTATGCCTCTATAACAGGAAGTTATAAACCTTTGACAAAATGGGAAAAAGATAATAATGGAGATTTAGTGGGAACAATAGAATTACCTTTAGCATTGGGATTAGTTGGAGGAGCAACAAAAATACATCCTACTGCAAAAACAGTGGTAAAAATATTAGGGGTAAAATCAGCTACTGAGTTAGGAGAAATTGTAGCTTCTGTAGGTTTGGCACAAAATCTTGCAGCAATTAAAGCTCTTGCAACTGAAGGAATACAAAGAGGTCACATGTCTCTTCATGCAAAAAATATAGCCAATGTTGCTGGAGCAAAAGGAGAAGAATTAGATAGAATTGTGAAAAAGATGATAGAAGATAAAAATATTAATTTAGAATATGCTAGATCTCTACTAAAAAATAAGGAGTGA
- a CDS encoding tripartite tricarboxylate transporter permease, whose amino-acid sequence MTLWIIAGAFLAAFLGGIIYSIVGIIPGTDETATMAPVTLVLVLLKVHPIILFSWTIGIMVAIQITHTIPTSMAALPGSTMAVPMVFYSSLAKRLGIPHIAMRKMAAGSLIGSIIAVPFSVIFAYLLAPLGDRISPYIGLIFTIGAVVIAYMSNAKWAAVICLIPYSFLIQGFQRLSMEAVGKNLFISIFMGITIGPMISELFNVLVPKMRNKQKRKRPNEIWLAPDSKKKLSLYPNPFKLLTKRQNKDILATSVVSTASFTFSPVGTTVLLGELVAGRKKELYEKITSTVGVQDAVSNATYIGGVIIPLLAFGLPLSPVALGPAAPLFNAPPVFTIAPINNLHNYLDVWHYIVFGFIGILGGSLLAYPISITKARSWTEKMFKGISHEALIGSFLGLIFMLAYYEAGLIGIMIALCIGLFGGILHNIFEIHTGVQFMAYYASAWIVSHLLALV is encoded by the coding sequence ATGACTCTATGGATTATTGCAGGTGCATTTTTAGCTGCATTTTTAGGCGGTATCATATATTCTATTGTTGGGATTATTCCAGGGACTGATGAAACAGCAACTATGGCTCCTGTAACTTTAGTTCTTGTATTATTGAAAGTTCATCCTATCATTTTATTTTCATGGACTATTGGAATTATGGTTGCTATACAAATAACACATACTATTCCAACTTCTATGGCAGCATTACCAGGTAGTACAATGGCAGTTCCTATGGTTTTTTATAGTTCTTTGGCAAAACGTTTAGGAATACCTCATATAGCAATGAGAAAAATGGCAGCTGGGTCTTTAATTGGTTCTATTATTGCTGTTCCATTTTCTGTAATTTTTGCATATCTTTTAGCACCTTTAGGTGATAGAATTAGCCCTTATATTGGATTAATATTTACTATTGGAGCAGTTGTGATAGCATATATGTCAAATGCAAAATGGGCTGCGGTTATTTGCTTAATTCCTTATTCATTTTTAATTCAAGGATTTCAAAGATTGAGTATGGAAGCTGTTGGAAAAAATCTATTTATTTCTATTTTCATGGGGATTACAATAGGACCTATGATTTCTGAACTATTTAATGTTCTTGTTCCTAAAATGAGAAATAAACAAAAAAGAAAAAGGCCTAATGAAATTTGGCTAGCTCCAGATTCCAAGAAAAAACTTTCATTATATCCCAATCCTTTTAAACTCCTTACAAAGAGACAAAATAAAGATATTTTAGCAACTTCTGTTGTTAGTACAGCTTCATTTACTTTCTCGCCAGTTGGAACAACTGTTCTTTTAGGGGAATTGGTAGCAGGAAGAAAAAAGGAATTATATGAAAAGATTACTTCAACTGTTGGTGTACAGGATGCAGTAAGTAATGCAACTTATATAGGAGGAGTTATTATACCCTTATTAGCATTCGGTTTGCCACTTAGCCCAGTAGCTTTAGGTCCAGCTGCTCCATTATTTAATGCTCCACCAGTATTTACAATAGCTCCAATTAATAATTTGCATAACTATTTAGATGTTTGGCATTATATAGTATTTGGTTTTATAGGAATATTAGGAGGCAGTTTGTTGGCCTACCCGATTTCAATAACAAAAGCAAGATCATGGACTGAAAAAATGTTTAAGGGAATTAGCCATGAAGCATTAATTGGGTCATTTCTTGGATTAATATTTATGTTAGCTTATTATGAAGCTGGTCTTATTGGTATTATGATAGCACTTTGTATTGGACTATTTGGTGGAATTCTTCACAATATTTTTGAAATTCATACTGGAGTTCAATTTATGGCTTATTATGCTTCAGCTTGGATAGTTTCTCATTTATTAGCTTTAGTATAA
- a CDS encoding phage head-tail adapter protein encodes MKEILKNIELNQIIGLYHFEDSCFTVGKILKISEKYLYLLSYDVNFKEDGIKIFLINSVKRIILKSNYIENLKKIQNNTYNFNNGDKDLFQKLIINKIKTSIYLADESVEDAYLIEKEKNYFRFQILDDNGNISSEEIIGKDYLKRIKIANPIKREEYKNFKIITTIDGREYMAYDLSYNEDYLTFYEKEEFFDVGKINIIAKNSIENISELKVKLKVKKESFYNLIDLEKELEIFKILKTCLENNFLVFIDNKDFLETKIGIIVELKEEKLRIKEVDKYGNYNKISEIYLDEIELLAVKNYKFWEENYEEKF; translated from the coding sequence ATGAAAGAGATATTAAAAAATATAGAGTTAAATCAAATAATAGGACTATACCATTTTGAAGATTCTTGTTTTACTGTTGGGAAGATTTTAAAAATAAGTGAAAAATATTTGTATTTACTTTCTTATGATGTAAATTTTAAAGAAGATGGAATAAAAATATTTTTGATTAATTCTGTAAAAAGAATTATATTAAAATCTAATTATATTGAAAATCTAAAAAAAATTCAAAATAATACTTATAATTTTAATAATGGAGATAAGGATTTATTTCAAAAATTAATAATAAATAAGATAAAAACTTCTATTTATTTAGCAGATGAAAGTGTTGAAGATGCTTATTTAATAGAAAAAGAAAAAAATTATTTTAGATTTCAAATATTAGATGATAATGGAAATATTTCATCAGAAGAAATTATAGGTAAAGATTATTTGAAAAGAATTAAAATAGCTAATCCTATCAAGAGAGAAGAATATAAAAATTTTAAAATTATCACTACAATAGATGGTAGAGAGTATATGGCTTATGATTTATCCTATAATGAGGACTATTTAACTTTTTATGAAAAAGAAGAATTTTTTGATGTTGGCAAAATAAATATTATTGCAAAAAATAGTATAGAAAATATTTCAGAATTAAAAGTTAAATTAAAGGTTAAAAAAGAAAGTTTTTATAATTTGATTGATTTAGAAAAAGAATTAGAAATTTTTAAAATTTTAAAGACATGTTTAGAAAATAATTTTCTTGTTTTTATAGATAATAAAGATTTTCTTGAAACAAAAATTGGGATTATTGTAGAATTAAAAGAAGAAAAATTAAGGATAAAAGAAGTTGATAAATATGGAAATTATAATAAGATTTCTGAGATATATCTTGATGAGATTGAGTTGTTAGCAGTAAAAAATTATAAATTTTGGGAGGAAAACTATGAAGAAAAATTTTAG
- a CDS encoding toxin-antitoxin system YwqK family antitoxin, whose product MKKNFRFCVLFIFVFLFNTLIAKAEREIKYVDSKIRKGMIYFKDEKTSYTGIMKDYHKNGKVKNEWTVVNGVIDGLSKVYYENGSLKYEAYLKNNKQDGIVKNYYPNGKLEMEIPFKDGIREGVQKQYSESGKLIVEATLKNNLRNGLYKDYYENGKVENEGIYKDDKKEGIFKEYYPNGNLKREVEYKNDIPNGIARQYNEKGIKEKETSFKNGIEDGVRKDYYKSGKLEVEGFYKNDKPDGWTYVYNEDGTLKREIFFVEGKAYEKSKDKK is encoded by the coding sequence ATGAAGAAAAATTTTAGATTTTGTGTTTTATTTATTTTTGTATTTTTGTTTAATACCTTAATAGCAAAGGCTGAAAGAGAAATTAAATATGTTGATTCTAAGATAAGGAAGGGGATGATATATTTTAAAGACGAAAAAACTTCATATACAGGAATAATGAAAGACTATCATAAAAATGGAAAAGTAAAAAATGAATGGACTGTTGTAAATGGTGTAATTGACGGTTTATCAAAAGTTTATTATGAAAATGGAAGCTTAAAATATGAAGCATATTTAAAAAATAATAAACAAGATGGAATAGTAAAAAATTATTATCCTAATGGAAAATTAGAAATGGAAATTCCATTTAAAGATGGTATAAGAGAGGGAGTGCAAAAGCAATATTCTGAAAGTGGTAAATTAATTGTTGAAGCTACTTTAAAAAATAATTTAAGAAATGGATTATATAAAGATTATTATGAGAATGGAAAAGTGGAAAATGAAGGGATATATAAGGATGATAAAAAAGAGGGGATTTTTAAAGAATATTATCCAAATGGCAATTTGAAAAGAGAAGTGGAATATAAAAATGATATTCCAAATGGAATAGCAAGGCAATATAATGAAAAAGGAATAAAAGAAAAGGAAACTTCATTTAAAAATGGAATAGAAGACGGAGTTAGAAAAGATTACTATAAAAGTGGAAAACTTGAAGTAGAGGGCTTCTATAAGAATGATAAACCAGATGGATGGACTTATGTATATAATGAAGATGGAACTTTAAAAAGAGAAATATTTTTTGTAGAAGGAAAGGCTTATGAAAAAAGTAAGGACAAAAAATAA